Within Amycolatopsis sp. FDAARGOS 1241, the genomic segment GGCGCGAGCGTGGTGCGGATCAGCTCGTTCACCGTGTGCGGGCCGTAGTAGTCCGCCGTGTCGAGGTGCGTGATGCCGAACGCCAGCGCCTGGCGCAGGATCACCGACGCCTCCGCCAGGTCCTGCGGCGGCCCCCACACCCCCGGTCCGGCCAGGCGCATCGCGCCGTAGCCCATGCGGGTCACGTTCAGCTCTCCGCCGAGCTGCAGGGTGCCGGCCGCGGTGGCGTCCGTCGTCATGTGGTGCTCCCTCCGAGACGGTGATCCACCGGTCACCCTAGTCCGGAGTGGACCGCGCTCAGGAGCACGCGTGCTTCGACTCCAGCACCCGCTTCACCGAAGCCGTCACGCGGTCGGCCGGCAGCTCACCGCTCGCGACGGCCTTCACGAGCCGGTCCAGCACCGCGCCGACGTCGCCGTTGCCGGAGGAGAACAACGCCTCGTCCGCGCCCGCCTGCAGCGCCTTCAGCACAGCGTCGGGCAGGGGGTACTGGTCCGTGATCGCCTTCATGCCGCCGAGGTCGTCGGTGATCACGGGACCGGTGAAGTGGTAGTCGTCGCGAAGCAGCCGGTACGCGGCGGGGGAGATGGACGCGGGCACGCCGTTCGTCAGCCCCGGCACGTCGAGGTGGCCCACCATCACCTCCACCGCGCCGAAGTCGGCGATGTTCTCATACGGCTTGAGGTCGTCCTGCCGCAGCCGGTCGAGCGGCGGAGTGGTCACCGTGCCCTTGTGCGAGTCGCCGGAGCCGTGGCCGTGGCCGGGGAAGTGCTTGAGCACGGGCGTGATGCCGCCCTGGCGCAGACCCTCGGCGAACGCCAGCGCGTACTCCCGCACCGTGGCGGGATCCGAGCTGTACGAACGGTCGCCGATCACCGCGTCGTCCGGTTCGTCGCTCACGTCGGTGTCGGGCGCGTAGTCCACGGTGATCCCGCGCGCCCGCAGCTGCTCGCCGCGCTGCACGCCGAGCGCGCGGACCTCGTCGGGTGTTTTGGTCTTGGCGAGCTGGCGCGCGCTCGGCAGGGAGCCGTCGAGGTCGTCGATGCGCTGCACCCGGCCGCCTTCTTCGTCGACGGCCACGGACACGGGGATCTTCGCGGCGCGTTGCACAGCGTCGAGTGCGCGGTTCTGCAACAGCGTGGTCTTATTGCCGCCCACGAAGAAGCCGCCGATTTGCTGCTGCTGGACAAGTTTTGTCACCGCTGCCGGATTCGCGGCGTCGACGCCCGGCACGACCAGCTGCGCCACCCGCTGGCGCGCGCTCAACGACGCGATCAGCGAGTCGCATGGAGACGGTGCAGACGGGCGTGAAGACGCCGGTGAAGACGGCGCTGAAGCGGGCGCCGAAGACGACGCCGGCACGGCGCTCGCACCCGGCTGCGCGAGCGCGGTGCCGGAAACCGTGTGGGCGGAACCACATCCGGCGAGGGTGCAGCAGGCCAGCAGGGCGCTGGCGATCGCCGCAGGTAGCCGCATCCGTGCGGGCATCTTCATGAATTCCTTACATGTTCTGTCGTGGCCGGTTCGCGGTCACCGCGACGCTACTGGAACCCCTGGCGGGGCCCCGCTTCACGGCGTGAAGAACGGCTCCACCGCGGCTAGAGAATTCGTGAAGCCGCCCGCTCCAGACTGGCAGACACGGGATGAGTGTTTCTCCAGGGAGGTAGGCAGCGATGGATCAGGTCAGGGTGGCAGCGTGGGCTTCGGACCCCATCGCGCTCGCGGGGCTCATCGACCACTTGCGGTCGCGGCCGGAGGTGCAGGTGCTGCCGGGTCAGCGGCGCGGGGAGGCCGCCGTGCTCGTCTTCGCCGCCGGCCGCGTGACGCCGGAGCTGAAGGCCGCCCTGCGCGCCGCCGCTTCGGAGACGCCCGCCGCGATCGTCCTCGTCGCCGGGCACGTCGACGCCGAGGACCTGCCCGAGCTGGCCACGTGCCACGTCGTGGCCGTGCTGCCGCGCGAGGCCATCGCCGGCGACCGGCTGATCCGCAGCATCGCCGCCGCCGCGTCGGGCAAGGAGACGTCGCTGCGCGATCTGCTGGGCCAGGCGGCGAGCCTGCAGCATGCCGTGGGCGGCGCCGCGCTGTCGCCGCGCGAGGTCGACGTGCTGCGGCTGATGGCCGAAGGCTGGGACACGGCGGAGATCGCCGGCAAGCTCTGCTACTCGGAACGGACCGTGAAGAACGTCATCTACGGGATGACCAATAGGCTGAAGCTGCGCAACCGTCCGCATGCCGTCGCCTACGCCCTGCGCGCAGGTGTTATCTGAGGGAAGCTCACCCCGTGCGAAAGCTGACCCGGCGCCCGGCCGTCGCCGTCCTGACGTCCGCGCTCCTCTTGCTGGTGGCCGCGTGCAGCGGCTCCGCCGCCTCCGGCGGGAAGATCAAGCTCACCGTCGCCACTTTCGGCGAGTTCGGTTACGGCCCCCTGATCGCCCAGTACGAGAAGGACCACCCGGACATCGAGGTCCAGAACCGGGTCGCCGACTTCGACACGCACTTCAAGACCCTCGACACGCAGCTGGCGGCGGGTCGCGGTGCGGCCGACGTCGTCGCCATCGAGGAGCAGAAGATCCCGACCTACCTCGGGGTGAAGGACAAGTTCGTGAACCTCGCGGACTACGGCGCCGCGCAGCTGAAGGACCAGTGGGCCGCGTGGAAGTGGGCCCAGGGCACCAAGGACGGCTACGTGCTCGGCCTCGGCACCGACATGGGCAGCCTCGCCATGTGCTACCGCCGCGACCTGTTCCTGAAAGCGGGCCTGCCGGCCGATCGCAAGGCCGTCGCCGCGCTCATGCCGACCTGGCAGGACTACGCGAAGCTGTCCCAGCGGTTCACGGACAAATTGCCGGACGTGAAGTTCGCGGACTCCGCCGGCACCGTTTACACCGCGATGCTGAACCAGTCGCCCGAGAACTACTTCTCCTCGCGCGACGATTCCTACATCGCGGGCACGAATCCCAGCGTCCACAACGCTTTCGAGCTCGCTGGCACCCTCGCGCAGAAGAAGCAGACTGCCGGCGCGACCACGTACACCCAGGCCTGGAACGTCGCGATCAAGCAGGGCAGCTTCGCCACGATCGCGTGCCCGGCCTGGATGCTCACGCAGATCAAGGAAGCCGGCGGCGACGGCAACAGCGGCAAGTGGGACGTGACGACCGTGCCCGGCGCCAGCGGCAACCAGGGCGGCTCGTTCCTCGCGATCCCGAAGGAGAGCGCGCACCCGAAGGAGGCCTACGACCTCGCGAAGTGGCTGACCGCGCCGGAGCAGGAGAAGAAGCTCTTCCTCTCCGACGGGATCCTGCCGAGTGAGCCGAGCGTCTACAAGGACCCGCAGGTCGTCGCGCACACCGACCCGTACTTCTCCGACGCGCCCATCGGGCAGATCTACGCCGCCTCGGCCGACACGCTGCGCCCCAACTACCGCGGGCGGCACGACGCCGACGTCCGTCCCGAGTTCGGCCGCGCGCTCGGCCGCATCGAGGACGGGACGGAGCAGGTCGCCCAGGCCTGGCAGGACGCCGTCAAGCTCGGCGACGAGGCCCTCAAGTAGGCCCCTGGTGCTGCGCGGCCCCCTCTTCGCGCGGTGGGACCGGAAGGCGACCCCCTTCCTGTTCATCGCCCCGTTCTTCGCGGTGTTCGCGGTCTTCGGTGCGTTCCCGATCGTCTACACGGCCTGGGTTTCGCTGCACGACTGGGACCTGCTCGGCGGGAACAAGGGCGGGTTCGGGCTCGCGAACTACGCGGCCCTGTTCACCGACGGGCGTTTCTACAACGCGCTGTTCAACACCACCAGCATCTTCCTGCTCGCCGCGATCCCGGAGTTCTTCCTGGCGCTGGGCATCGCGGCGCTGCTGAACCGGCCGCTGCGCGCGGCGACGTGGTGGCGCACCGGCGTGCTGCTGCCCAACATCGTGTCGGTGGTGGCCATCGGGCTGGTGTTCGCGCAGCTGTACAGCCGCGACTACGGCGTGGTCAACGAGGTCCTCGGCTGGTTCGGCCTCGACCCGATCTCCTGGCAGGCGCGGAAGTGGTCGTCGCACCTGGCCATCGCGACGATGGTGATGTGGCGCTGGACGGGTTACAACGCGCTGATCTACCTGGC encodes:
- a CDS encoding glycoside hydrolase family 3 N-terminal domain-containing protein — protein: MPARMRLPAAIASALLACCTLAGCGSAHTVSGTALAQPGASAVPASSSAPASAPSSPASSRPSAPSPCDSLIASLSARQRVAQLVVPGVDAANPAAVTKLVQQQQIGGFFVGGNKTTLLQNRALDAVQRAAKIPVSVAVDEEGGRVQRIDDLDGSLPSARQLAKTKTPDEVRALGVQRGEQLRARGITVDYAPDTDVSDEPDDAVIGDRSYSSDPATVREYALAFAEGLRQGGITPVLKHFPGHGHGSGDSHKGTVTTPPLDRLRQDDLKPYENIADFGAVEVMVGHLDVPGLTNGVPASISPAAYRLLRDDYHFTGPVITDDLGGMKAITDQYPLPDAVLKALQAGADEALFSSGNGDVGAVLDRLVKAVASGELPADRVTASVKRVLESKHACS
- a CDS encoding LuxR C-terminal-related transcriptional regulator; its protein translation is MDQVRVAAWASDPIALAGLIDHLRSRPEVQVLPGQRRGEAAVLVFAAGRVTPELKAALRAAASETPAAIVLVAGHVDAEDLPELATCHVVAVLPREAIAGDRLIRSIAAAASGKETSLRDLLGQAASLQHAVGGAALSPREVDVLRLMAEGWDTAEIAGKLCYSERTVKNVIYGMTNRLKLRNRPHAVAYALRAGVI
- a CDS encoding ABC transporter substrate-binding protein, giving the protein MRKLTRRPAVAVLTSALLLLVAACSGSAASGGKIKLTVATFGEFGYGPLIAQYEKDHPDIEVQNRVADFDTHFKTLDTQLAAGRGAADVVAIEEQKIPTYLGVKDKFVNLADYGAAQLKDQWAAWKWAQGTKDGYVLGLGTDMGSLAMCYRRDLFLKAGLPADRKAVAALMPTWQDYAKLSQRFTDKLPDVKFADSAGTVYTAMLNQSPENYFSSRDDSYIAGTNPSVHNAFELAGTLAQKKQTAGATTYTQAWNVAIKQGSFATIACPAWMLTQIKEAGGDGNSGKWDVTTVPGASGNQGGSFLAIPKESAHPKEAYDLAKWLTAPEQEKKLFLSDGILPSEPSVYKDPQVVAHTDPYFSDAPIGQIYAASADTLRPNYRGRHDADVRPEFGRALGRIEDGTEQVAQAWQDAVKLGDEALK
- a CDS encoding carbohydrate ABC transporter permease, whose product is MLRGPLFARWDRKATPFLFIAPFFAVFAVFGAFPIVYTAWVSLHDWDLLGGNKGGFGLANYAALFTDGRFYNALFNTTSIFLLAAIPEFFLALGIAALLNRPLRAATWWRTGVLLPNIVSVVAIGLVFAQLYSRDYGVVNEVLGWFGLDPISWQARKWSSHLAIATMVMWRWTGYNALIYLAAMQAVPLELYEAAEIDGASRWRSFWSVTVPGIRPTIAFTAVAGTVNGLQLFAEPQLFDATGSSGTGGNDRQFQTLTMYLYEKGFTKFDAGYAAALSWVMFVFCVLFAFANYRLVRRFVSAP